Proteins from a genomic interval of Clostridium cochlearium:
- a CDS encoding flagellin yields MLINNIYTFSSSNKLNKFRGNREKTVEKVSTGKRINRAADDAAGLTISESFKAQVRGLSQAERNIQDGISLLQVVDGALDDITTNLHRIREISVYSANGTLSEEDRQALNEELKAIKESINTIVENTEFNQIKVLKDDRSITIQTKDRPYTTMELKLYNVDINSLGLENADLSTQESSGNTISYAKNALEKINEIRVENGVNYNNLKHALMNTSNSNLNITSSLSVISDINMATSLMNIVKTDVLTNYTEFMYNNTKGNIESIKNLIV; encoded by the coding sequence GTGCTAATAAATAATATTTATACTTTTTCTTCATCTAATAAACTAAATAAATTTAGAGGAAACAGAGAAAAAACTGTGGAAAAAGTATCTACAGGTAAGAGAATTAATAGAGCAGCAGATGATGCAGCAGGCTTAACTATTAGTGAAAGTTTTAAAGCACAGGTAAGAGGGCTTTCTCAAGCAGAAAGAAATATACAAGATGGTATATCTCTTTTGCAAGTAGTAGATGGAGCATTGGATGATATAACTACTAACCTTCATAGAATTAGAGAAATATCTGTGTATTCAGCCAATGGAACTTTATCAGAAGAAGATAGACAAGCTCTTAATGAAGAATTAAAAGCAATAAAAGAATCCATAAATACCATAGTAGAAAATACAGAATTCAATCAAATAAAAGTTTTAAAAGATGACAGAAGTATAACAATACAAACTAAAGATAGACCATATACAACTATGGAATTAAAACTATACAATGTGGATATAAATAGTTTAGGCCTTGAAAATGCAGACTTATCAACTCAAGAAAGTTCAGGCAATACGATTTCTTATGCTAAAAATGCTTTGGAAAAGATAAATGAAATAAGAGTAGAAAATGGAGTAAATTACAACAATTTGAAACATGCTCTAATGAATACTTCAAACTCTAACTTAAACATCACATCGTCATTATCTGTCATAAGTGACATAAATATGGCAACTTCTTTAATGAACATAGTTAAAACTGATGTATTAACAAATTACACAGAATTCATGTACAACAACACCAAAGGAAATATAGAATCTATAAAAAATTTAATAGTTTAA
- a CDS encoding YjfB family protein: protein MDIGGISMALSQTNVKESAALALMKMGMKHGKENADNMIDMLKTSVDPNLGSNIDIKA, encoded by the coding sequence ATGGATATAGGCGGAATTTCTATGGCATTAAGCCAAACCAATGTAAAAGAAAGTGCAGCTTTGGCTCTTATGAAAATGGGAATGAAACATGGGAAAGAAAATGCAGATAATATGATAGATATGCTAAAAACTTCAGTAGATCCTAATTTAGGAAGCAATATAGATATTAAAGCATAA
- a CDS encoding HDOD domain-containing protein, translating into MKKLSLETLIDSVEDMPILPARINKILQLTEDPDSTVQDVELEILKDQSLTTKVLRLANSTYYGYARKITTVSEATVLLGFQAIKSITLASAVSQFLITELPGGYRMEKYDLWNQSQTCAIISRHIAKEIKYPKPDEAYIAGLLRDIGKTILNYYVAKEYENILNKVENEGVSFLDAEEEILGFNHGDVGSKVAEKWNFPKELVESIQYHHTPEKSQANNSKLVSIVHIADAITMMMGVGLGTDGLAYNFSEFALKTLNLSQQDIEKFFASSMDFLYDEESFNI; encoded by the coding sequence ATGAAAAAATTAAGTTTAGAAACCCTTATCGATAGTGTAGAAGATATGCCAATCCTTCCAGCAAGGATAAATAAAATATTACAACTTACAGAAGACCCCGATTCTACTGTACAAGATGTAGAATTAGAAATTTTAAAAGACCAAAGCTTAACAACCAAAGTTCTAAGACTAGCAAATTCTACTTATTATGGCTACGCCAGAAAAATAACAACTGTGTCAGAAGCCACTGTACTCTTAGGATTTCAAGCTATTAAAAGTATAACCCTCGCTTCCGCTGTAAGTCAATTTCTTATAACAGAACTTCCAGGAGGCTATCGTATGGAAAAGTATGACCTTTGGAATCAATCTCAAACCTGTGCAATAATATCAAGGCACATAGCAAAAGAAATTAAGTATCCAAAACCTGATGAAGCATATATAGCAGGACTTTTAAGAGACATTGGTAAAACCATTTTAAATTATTATGTGGCTAAAGAATATGAAAACATTTTAAATAAAGTAGAAAATGAAGGCGTTTCCTTTTTAGACGCTGAAGAAGAAATTTTAGGATTTAATCATGGTGATGTGGGCTCAAAAGTAGCTGAAAAATGGAACTTCCCAAAAGAATTAGTAGAAAGTATCCAATATCATCACACTCCAGAAAAAAGTCAAGCTAATAATAGTAAACTAGTTTCAATCGTTCACATAGCAGATGCTATAACAATGATGATGGGGGTAGGATTAGGTACTGATGGACTTGCCTATAACTTCTCAGAATTTGCCCTTAAAACTTTGAATCTTTCACAACAAGATATAGAAAAGTTTTTTGCAAGCTCTATGGACTTTTTGTATGATGAGGAGAGTTTTAATATTTAG
- a CDS encoding transposase — protein MFLLPRTRRQKSEDAIYHVMIRSITEVPLFEKHEDKIRYLNKMREYQKQYGFKVYAYCLMTNHGHFIIDSNGADISKIMHGLNFSYAINFNKINKRRGPLFQDRFKSKIVDTQRYLITLSAYIHNNVLDITGYEKCPEKYKYSSLKVYLGLEKDATGLLDEAFIMQYFSNNVKEARENYAKLVYICDDEKIKNELEFQDEETEYRSDRTIIVRDFEPDEILKFIEKETGIDKIMCHVKNNKNSKIVKALASLLMRSLCNYRCKDICKVLGNIAQSTVSRLCSIGVELISTEDKYKNIINKFISEHRDSKALACT, from the coding sequence GTGTTTTTATTGCCAAGAACAAGAAGACAAAAATCAGAAGATGCTATATATCATGTAATGATAAGAAGTATAACGGAGGTACCCCTATTTGAGAAACATGAAGATAAAATTAGATATTTAAATAAAATGAGAGAATATCAAAAACAATATGGTTTTAAAGTTTATGCATATTGCTTAATGACAAATCATGGACATTTTATAATAGATTCTAATGGTGCAGATATATCAAAAATAATGCATGGACTAAATTTTAGTTATGCAATAAATTTTAATAAAATTAATAAAAGAAGGGGACCTTTATTTCAAGACAGATTCAAAAGTAAAATAGTGGATACACAAAGATATCTTATTACATTGTCTGCCTACATTCATAACAATGTGTTAGACATAACAGGATATGAAAAATGCCCAGAAAAGTATAAATACTCAAGTTTGAAAGTATACTTAGGTCTTGAAAAAGATGCTACAGGTCTTTTAGATGAAGCATTTATAATGCAGTATTTTAGTAATAATGTAAAAGAAGCCAGAGAAAACTATGCTAAATTAGTTTACATATGTGATGATGAAAAAATAAAAAATGAACTAGAATTTCAAGATGAGGAAACGGAATACAGGAGTGATAGAACGATAATAGTAAGAGACTTTGAGCCTGATGAAATACTAAAATTTATTGAAAAAGAAACAGGAATAGACAAAATAATGTGTCATGTAAAAAACAATAAAAATTCAAAAATTGTAAAAGCGCTAGCTTCGCTGCTAATGAGAAGTCTTTGCAATTATAGATGCAAGGATATATGTAAAGTCTTAGGAAACATTGCTCAATCAACAGTATCAAGACTTTGTTCTATTGGAGTTGAACTTATATCGACAGAAGACAAATATAAAAACATAATAAATAAGTTTATTTCGGAACATAGAGACTCCAAAGCGCTAGCTTGTACATAA
- a CDS encoding DUF1576 domain-containing protein: MSRKLIHNYRILIFYFSSFVLFGLLMDSPKNIFLGLYHIIVQPDLLITDYFEIAGIGAPFVNSGLLTLIFIAILIKLKLKPTGAISAALFTIAGFSFFGKNLLNVWPIFFGTWLYSKHQKEPFFNYILMALFGTTLSPAVSYISFSGYFILWQGIFLGILSGILLGFVLPSIAAYCIKLHDGFNLYNAGFAGGLLGTLYMSILRSFGINFPQRTLWSTKYTHTILIFLCFIFVSMIVLGYFLNGNKLTNLGKLYEQPGKAVSDYQILFGEGVSLINMGLLGLFFTIYVIIIKGALNGPTLAGIFTIVGFGAFGKHLRNTIPVALGTIIASIINIWPINSPGMLLATLFSTTLAPISGVYGPFYGILAGFFHASLVMNIGYLHGGINLYNNGFSGGLVAILLLPIIDIFRKEV, translated from the coding sequence ATGTCAAGAAAATTAATCCATAATTATAGAATATTGATATTTTACTTTTCATCCTTTGTCCTGTTTGGTCTTTTAATGGACAGTCCTAAAAATATTTTTTTAGGATTATATCACATAATAGTGCAACCTGATCTGCTTATAACTGATTATTTTGAAATAGCAGGTATTGGTGCTCCATTTGTGAACTCAGGTCTACTAACTCTTATCTTTATAGCAATACTTATAAAGTTAAAACTGAAACCTACTGGTGCTATATCAGCTGCATTATTCACCATAGCTGGTTTCTCATTTTTTGGAAAAAATCTCTTAAATGTATGGCCAATTTTTTTCGGTACTTGGCTTTACTCTAAACATCAAAAAGAACCTTTTTTTAATTACATATTAATGGCGTTGTTTGGTACCACATTATCCCCAGCAGTAAGTTATATTTCATTTTCTGGCTATTTTATTTTATGGCAAGGAATTTTCTTAGGTATACTTTCTGGTATATTATTAGGATTTGTTCTTCCTTCAATAGCTGCTTATTGTATAAAGCTACATGATGGATTTAATCTATATAATGCAGGCTTTGCAGGAGGACTACTAGGTACGCTATATATGTCTATACTTAGATCTTTTGGAATTAATTTCCCACAAAGAACGCTATGGTCTACTAAATATACTCATACCATCCTTATTTTTTTATGTTTCATATTTGTTTCAATGATCGTATTAGGTTACTTTTTAAATGGTAATAAATTAACTAATTTAGGGAAACTATATGAACAACCTGGTAAAGCGGTGTCTGATTATCAAATTTTATTTGGCGAAGGTGTTTCATTAATAAACATGGGTCTTTTAGGCTTGTTCTTTACAATTTATGTTATAATTATAAAAGGTGCCTTAAATGGTCCTACCTTAGCAGGTATATTTACTATAGTTGGTTTTGGTGCCTTTGGTAAACATTTAAGGAATACAATTCCTGTAGCATTAGGTACCATAATTGCATCTATAATAAATATATGGCCTATTAATTCTCCCGGAATGCTCTTAGCTACATTATTTAGTACTACTCTAGCCCCCATAAGTGGTGTTTATGGCCCATTTTATGGGATCTTAGCAGGATTCTTTCATGCATCTCTGGTAATGAATATTGGATATTTACATGGAGGTATAAATTTATATAATAATGGATTTTCTGGAGGATTAGTAGCAATCTTGTTATTACCAATCATAGATATATTTAGAAAGGAAGTATAA
- a CDS encoding response regulator, whose translation MYTVLHIEQSEFFYNMVRMMLEEQGYNYINTDSFNEAHYILENNDVDLIITSLLAKGGSIEGFIKDVNSSDKREIPIFVVTGDNIDEKKKNLFNLGISDYILKEDLQDEISKHVEAVLEDDEHMRNLREAKIAIVEDSSLEYVIAKDILKKYGIEKLDFYKTGRELMDSGKKYDIYLVDLVLQNEYGKNVIRQIRRNNIKATIIAITSLDNTKTLSSILNAGADDFILKPLDEGLFIAKLKSNIRIYTLNKKINKYLKE comes from the coding sequence ATGTACACGGTATTGCATATTGAACAAAGTGAGTTTTTCTATAATATGGTGAGGATGATGTTAGAGGAACAGGGATATAACTACATAAATACAGATAGTTTTAACGAAGCTCATTATATATTGGAGAATAATGATGTAGATCTTATTATAACGTCACTTTTAGCTAAAGGAGGAAGTATAGAGGGTTTTATAAAAGATGTAAATTCAAGTGATAAAAGGGAAATTCCTATATTTGTGGTAACTGGGGATAATATAGATGAGAAAAAGAAAAATCTTTTTAACCTTGGAATAAGTGATTATATATTAAAAGAAGATTTGCAAGATGAAATATCTAAACATGTAGAAGCTGTATTAGAAGATGATGAACATATGAGGAATTTAAGGGAAGCAAAAATTGCTATAGTAGAAGATAGCTCTTTAGAGTATGTTATAGCTAAAGATATCTTAAAAAAATATGGAATAGAAAAGTTGGATTTTTATAAAACAGGTAGAGAGTTAATGGATAGTGGTAAAAAATATGATATTTATTTAGTGGATCTTGTATTGCAAAATGAATATGGTAAAAACGTTATAAGACAAATTAGAAGAAACAATATAAAAGCTACTATAATTGCTATTACTTCTTTAGATAATACTAAAACCCTATCTAGTATCTTAAATGCTGGAGCAGATGATTTTATTTTAAAACCACTAGATGAGGGATTGTTTATAGCAAAGTTAAAATCAAATATAAGAATATATACTTTAAATAAGAAGATAAATAAATATTTGAAAGAATAG
- a CDS encoding flagellin yields MIINHNINAMVAYRNMAWHNNMVGRAMERLSSGLRINRAADDAAGLAISEKMRAQIRGLQQASRNTQDGISLIQTAEGALNETHSILQRMRELAVQAANDTNAKEDRDALQQEFTELIKEINRIGNDTEFNTKKLLNGDSGNSSKVTLQIGANKGQNYLIDIKDMRAEALNIDENLDISNHENASSAIKILDGAINSVSSQRASLGASQNVLEHRINYLENTAENLIASESRIRDADMAKEMMNLARHSILQQVAQAMLIQANQQSKSIIELLRNA; encoded by the coding sequence ATGATAATAAATCATAATATAAATGCAATGGTTGCCTATAGAAATATGGCTTGGCATAATAATATGGTTGGAAGGGCTATGGAAAGGCTTTCTTCAGGTCTTAGAATAAATAGAGCTGCAGATGATGCGGCAGGGCTTGCTATATCAGAAAAAATGAGAGCTCAGATAAGAGGGTTGCAACAGGCATCCAGAAATACACAGGATGGAATATCTCTAATTCAAACAGCAGAGGGTGCTTTAAATGAGACACATTCAATTTTACAAAGGATGAGGGAATTAGCTGTTCAAGCTGCCAACGATACAAATGCTAAAGAAGATAGGGATGCACTTCAACAGGAATTTACTGAATTGATTAAAGAAATAAATAGAATAGGGAATGATACAGAATTTAATACTAAAAAACTATTAAATGGTGATTCGGGCAATTCATCTAAAGTAACTCTCCAAATTGGTGCCAATAAAGGTCAAAATTATTTAATTGATATAAAAGACATGAGGGCTGAGGCTTTAAATATTGATGAAAATTTAGATATTTCTAATCATGAAAATGCATCTTCTGCCATTAAAATATTAGATGGTGCCATAAATTCTGTGTCTTCTCAAAGGGCTAGTTTAGGAGCTAGTCAAAATGTATTAGAGCATAGAATAAACTATCTTGAGAACACTGCGGAAAATCTCATAGCATCAGAATCTAGAATAAGAGATGCAGATATGGCCAAAGAAATGATGAACCTAGCAAGGCACAGTATTCTTCAGCAAGTTGCTCAAGCGATGCTCATTCAAGCAAATCAACAGTCAAAATCAATAATTGAACTTTTGCGTAATGCATAG